In Thermococcus stetteri, a genomic segment contains:
- a CDS encoding DUF4855 domain-containing protein: MARLGLWWIRWNGLKYESRMINGRDKNWQGISATVDDFKKLGFDYAVILDNGEGRNTPQRGYSYDDGYYDGNKFGSWLNRHFEGFIDYFASIPVLNNTNVSSKGVRGVSYWKGWIDGVLNSTGGNLKGFYWSLEDVWQVSDGTVYEEDIEEISTYARNLNKKFIWIPSACTLVLERTNIFSLSRLFDYIFVQPNYYQRGAIARGTNDYIPYTYEVFKEWLTKLENLKNENDAFNIYIEMEVDQSLLVYYINHTHLEENFRISLIEYCAPTFSPECLSQYTTEAKIIAYHYTKVQKDILGNLYPNRAYYFSIDLNVISEMEGFTRRLGDKYV; encoded by the coding sequence ATGGCAAGACTTGGCCTTTGGTGGATTAGATGGAATGGTTTGAAGTATGAATCGAGAATGATAAATGGAAGGGACAAGAATTGGCAGGGTATTTCTGCAACTGTTGATGATTTCAAAAAGTTAGGATTTGATTATGCAGTGATACTTGATAACGGAGAAGGTCGGAATACTCCTCAGAGAGGATATTCATATGATGATGGGTATTACGATGGAAACAAATTTGGAAGCTGGTTAAACAGACACTTTGAAGGTTTTATTGACTACTTCGCTTCTATTCCTGTATTGAATAACACAAACGTTTCCAGCAAGGGTGTCAGGGGAGTGTCCTACTGGAAAGGGTGGATTGATGGAGTTTTAAACTCGACTGGAGGAAATTTAAAGGGCTTTTACTGGAGCCTAGAGGATGTATGGCAAGTGAGCGATGGGACAGTATATGAGGAAGACATTGAAGAGATATCGACTTATGCGAGAAACTTAAACAAGAAGTTTATATGGATACCTTCCGCCTGCACATTGGTACTGGAAAGAACTAATATTTTCAGTCTGTCAAGGCTCTTTGATTACATTTTTGTACAACCAAATTACTACCAAAGAGGTGCTATTGCAAGGGGAACTAACGACTACATACCTTACACATATGAGGTTTTTAAGGAGTGGCTGACAAAACTTGAAAATCTAAAGAATGAGAACGATGCGTTCAACATCTACATAGAAATGGAAGTCGATCAGAGTTTGCTCGTTTACTATATCAATCATACGCACCTAGAAGAAAACTTTAGAATATCTCTTATTGAATATTGTGCCCCAACATTTAGTCCAGAATGCTTAAGCCAGTACACAACTGAAGCTAAAATCATAGCATACCACTACACCAAAGTGCAGAAGGATATCTTGGGAAATTTATATCCGAACAGAGCATACTATTTCAGCATTGACCTGAATGTCATTAGTGAAATGGAGGGATTTACTAGAAGATTGGGGGATAA